In the Flavobacterium sp. J372 genome, one interval contains:
- a CDS encoding acyloxyacyl hydrolase, producing the protein MRTLFLFLAFCCISSHAQQSDTISRWSVGAAYGFGREFKQRNYTYDNSYVQAQVYYTLNPGKKWQYQVALMPEINFASHKLQNLYFVKPDEPDYEYKREIYTRQKDIREYILNVAFFVRRNITRNFSMYAMANIGPMITDTETERLSKGFAFCDVFAIGASYAIGGVLLDIRPNVRHVSNGGLQDSNAGFNSYNFTFCAIVPL; encoded by the coding sequence ATCAGAACGCTATTTCTTTTCCTGGCATTTTGCTGCATATCGTCTCACGCGCAGCAATCTGACACCATTTCACGGTGGAGTGTGGGTGCAGCCTATGGTTTCGGCCGTGAATTTAAGCAGCGCAATTACACGTATGACAACAGCTATGTGCAGGCGCAGGTATATTACACGCTCAACCCCGGCAAAAAATGGCAGTACCAGGTAGCCCTTATGCCTGAAATTAATTTTGCATCGCACAAACTCCAAAACCTGTATTTTGTAAAACCTGATGAGCCTGATTATGAGTATAAGCGCGAAATTTATACCAGGCAGAAAGACATCCGTGAATATATCCTCAATGTGGCGTTTTTCGTGCGGCGGAATATCACCAGGAACTTCAGCATGTACGCTATGGCAAATATTGGCCCTATGATAACCGATACTGAAACCGAACGCCTCTCGAAAGGGTTTGCCTTTTGCGATGTTTTTGCTATTGGCGCAAGTTATGCTATTGGCGGAGTGCTGCTTGATATCCGGCCGAACGTGCGCCATGTTTCCAACGGTGGGCTGCAGGACAGCAATGCAGGTTTCAACTCCTACAATTTTACTTTTTGCGCAATAGTGCCGCTTTAG
- the dctA gene encoding C4-dicarboxylate transporter DctA — protein MSPETTIEKKQGLMFRILTNLTFWVLIAIIAGILLGHYDPETGVQMKLIGDWFISIIKVFIAPIIFLTIVLGISGMGDLRKVGRIGIKALIYFEIVTTFALAIGVAVAYLIQPGKIDKSGLQMQDPSKYTANPATEFSWIDFFLSNITLQVLLVAIITGIALNYYCKREQAVHLLYKASNFVFKLLKFVMYLAPLGAFGGMAYTVGKFGLHTLIPLGKLMITFYVTMLLFIFLVLGSIMRYYKLSIWSFIKYIKAELLIVLGTSSSEAALPNLMNKLEKMGCSKSVVGLVVPTGYSFNLDGTSIYLSMAVIFLAQLYDVHLTWGEIATIIGLLMVTSKGAAGVTGSGFIVLASTLTAIHKIPLEGLAFLLGVDKFMSEARAITNFIGNGVATIVISKTEKEFIDVETAED, from the coding sequence ATGAGTCCTGAAACTACCATCGAAAAAAAGCAGGGGCTTATGTTCCGCATTCTTACCAACCTCACTTTCTGGGTACTTATAGCCATTATTGCAGGTATCCTGCTGGGGCATTATGATCCTGAAACAGGTGTGCAGATGAAGCTGATAGGCGACTGGTTCATCAGCATTATCAAAGTATTCATAGCGCCGATCATCTTTCTGACAATAGTGCTCGGCATCAGCGGCATGGGCGACCTCAGGAAAGTGGGGCGCATTGGCATTAAGGCATTGATCTACTTTGAAATTGTAACAACTTTTGCATTGGCAATAGGTGTTGCGGTAGCTTACCTCATCCAGCCGGGAAAAATTGACAAGAGCGGGCTGCAGATGCAGGACCCTTCAAAATACACGGCGAACCCTGCAACCGAATTTAGCTGGATTGACTTCTTCCTTTCAAATATCACATTACAAGTGTTGCTCGTCGCGATCATTACCGGAATCGCGCTTAATTACTACTGCAAACGCGAACAGGCAGTTCACCTGCTTTACAAAGCCTCCAACTTTGTTTTTAAACTGCTAAAATTTGTGATGTACCTGGCGCCGCTGGGAGCATTTGGCGGCATGGCCTACACCGTTGGCAAATTTGGTTTACACACCCTTATTCCGCTTGGTAAGCTGATGATTACCTTCTATGTTACGATGCTATTGTTCATTTTCCTGGTATTGGGCAGCATCATGCGGTATTACAAGCTGAGTATCTGGAGCTTTATCAAATACATTAAGGCAGAACTTCTCATTGTTCTGGGCACATCATCATCTGAAGCGGCGTTGCCCAACCTTATGAACAAGCTGGAGAAAATGGGCTGCAGCAAATCAGTCGTAGGGCTTGTGGTACCAACAGGCTATTCCTTCAACCTCGACGGTACATCTATTTATCTTTCGATGGCTGTTATATTCCTGGCGCAGCTGTATGATGTGCACCTTACCTGGGGTGAGATAGCCACGATTATAGGCCTGCTTATGGTTACAAGCAAGGGCGCTGCTGGGGTTACCGGCAGCGGTTTTATTGTGTTAGCATCAACGCTTACCGCCATACATAAAATACCGTTAGAGGGGCTTGCGTTTCTTTTGGGGGTAGATAAATTTATGAGCGAGGCACGGGCCATTACCAACTTTATAGGCAATGGTGTGGCGACTATCGTAATCTCAAAAACGGAGAAAGAGTTTATCGATGTAGAAACTGCGGAAGACTAA
- a CDS encoding MFS transporter: protein MEQADTGVAGGFFGKNPVLKIREFLAFLAVRFGLMFSLNMQSTIIFYWVYHITNDKLSLGLVGLAEVIPALSFSLLSGHFVDLNEKRKMVLLCIAGYIVLAFSLFLLTTPFSHNSLGTQQTLYFIYGLVFVGGTIRSFMGPSVFSLFGLILPREHYANGTSWSSLAMQTGGVLGPLAAGLMIAINGVITGMFTVLVILVLLLIPIFYIKRKPILKKEKEPILQSLTQGVRFVVKTPALLGAQLLDMFSVLFGGAVALLPVYQKEILHVDEVGFGILRSAPGIGALITLGILAFLPLRNNPGRKLFFAVGGFAVCIIIFGLSTNFILSFAMLLLSGMFDSVSVVIRSTILQLVTPDAMRGRVAAVNTMFVSSSNELGDFESGVMAHWLGTVRAVVTGGFITLGVVAVTFFSAPQLRKFSFEDQAKREDEKQ from the coding sequence ATGGAACAGGCTGATACCGGTGTTGCCGGTGGTTTTTTCGGGAAGAACCCGGTTTTAAAGATTCGGGAGTTTCTCGCGTTTCTTGCTGTGCGGTTCGGGCTCATGTTTTCGCTCAACATGCAGTCTACCATTATTTTTTACTGGGTATACCATATTACTAATGATAAGCTTTCCCTGGGTTTAGTTGGCCTTGCTGAAGTGATACCGGCACTTAGTTTTTCGCTCTTATCCGGCCACTTTGTCGACCTCAACGAAAAGCGGAAGATGGTGCTGTTATGCATTGCAGGGTATATTGTCCTGGCATTTTCGCTATTTTTATTAACTACTCCATTTTCACATAACAGCCTCGGCACACAACAGACATTATACTTCATTTACGGACTAGTTTTTGTGGGTGGCACCATACGCTCGTTCATGGGGCCATCGGTGTTCTCATTGTTTGGCCTGATATTGCCCAGAGAGCATTATGCGAATGGCACCAGCTGGAGCAGCCTTGCCATGCAAACAGGCGGAGTACTCGGCCCGCTTGCCGCAGGGCTTATGATTGCCATTAACGGAGTCATCACTGGGATGTTCACGGTACTGGTTATTCTTGTCTTGCTACTTATCCCCATATTTTACATCAAAAGAAAACCCATTCTCAAAAAGGAAAAAGAACCCATATTGCAAAGCCTTACGCAGGGCGTACGGTTTGTGGTTAAGACCCCTGCTTTGCTTGGGGCTCAATTGCTCGATATGTTTTCGGTGTTATTTGGCGGGGCAGTCGCGCTGCTTCCGGTCTACCAGAAAGAAATTTTGCATGTAGATGAAGTCGGCTTCGGAATATTGCGCTCAGCGCCGGGAATAGGGGCGCTCATTACACTTGGTATCCTGGCGTTTTTACCACTGCGCAACAATCCGGGGCGCAAGCTGTTCTTTGCCGTTGGCGGGTTTGCGGTATGCATTATCATATTCGGGCTTTCTACCAACTTTATCCTCTCATTTGCCATGCTGCTGCTCTCAGGTATGTTTGATTCCGTGAGTGTGGTTATCCGCAGTACTATCCTTCAGCTCGTAACACCCGACGCTATGCGCGGCAGGGTAGCGGCGGTGAACACCATGTTTGTAAGCTCATCTAACGAACTTGGCGATTTTGAAAGCGGCGTTATGGCACACTGGCTTGGTACTGTAAGGGCTGTTGTAACAGGCGGATTCATCACGCTGGGTGTGGTAGCGGTGACCTTCTTCAGTGCGCCACAACTGCGAAAATTCAGTTTTGAAGATCAGGCGAAAAGGGAAGATGAGAAACAGTAA
- a CDS encoding glycoside hydrolase family 130 protein gives MRLTVERKPAKVLPDTKRVIARFFFNGEERAVELIKKILKLDKDEVFGLVSPMLQDFSKRHRNITRKLFRHCERVKQDIATAGGDYNKLDDFTKLLIGAYFTHEYSIESAAFFNPSIVPDPDQTNLEEGQLRVIISFRAVGEGHVSSVVFRRALIDRHNNITVIPAGNYIDEAENIHNVIYQKRLFLRKAEEADINPEFLKSVTDRLEDRFDYDQLKGLVLEAKKDATDQAMIKQFNLMLALSDSYRRITFSKDTDISDRVIFPISDFESKGIEDARFVKFTDDNGKTIYYATYTAYDGIHIMPKLLKTTDFYEFKTSPLHGAGAKNKNLALFPRKINGKYAMLSRIDGWNNYLMYSDNINEWENPIKIQCPEYPWEFVQIGNCGSPIETEYGWLVITHAVGYMRKYSIGASLLDLDNPEKEIGRLRDPLIVPNPDEREGYVPNVVYSCGSVIHNGELILPYGLSDHSSGFATVNLKTLLDRLRHGG, from the coding sequence ATGAGATTAACCGTAGAACGTAAACCTGCCAAGGTATTGCCGGATACCAAAAGGGTAATAGCACGATTTTTCTTTAATGGCGAAGAACGCGCCGTAGAACTTATTAAAAAAATATTGAAACTGGATAAAGATGAGGTCTTTGGGCTTGTTTCACCAATGCTCCAGGATTTCTCAAAAAGGCACCGAAACATCACGCGAAAACTTTTCAGGCATTGCGAAAGGGTAAAACAGGACATTGCGACAGCGGGTGGAGATTATAACAAGCTTGACGATTTTACAAAGCTGCTTATCGGCGCTTATTTTACGCATGAATATTCAATTGAGTCGGCAGCGTTTTTTAATCCTTCGATAGTACCGGATCCTGACCAGACCAATCTTGAAGAAGGGCAGCTGCGTGTTATAATAAGTTTCAGGGCAGTGGGAGAGGGGCACGTGTCATCTGTAGTGTTCCGTCGTGCGCTTATTGACAGGCATAATAATATCACAGTAATACCTGCCGGGAATTATATTGATGAGGCGGAGAACATCCATAACGTAATTTACCAGAAGCGTTTGTTCTTGCGTAAGGCTGAGGAAGCAGACATCAATCCGGAATTCCTGAAATCAGTTACTGACAGGCTGGAAGACCGTTTTGACTATGATCAGCTGAAAGGTTTGGTGCTTGAAGCTAAAAAAGATGCTACAGACCAGGCTATGATAAAGCAATTTAACCTGATGCTGGCGTTGAGTGACAGCTACAGGCGAATTACCTTCTCAAAAGATACAGATATTAGTGACAGGGTAATTTTCCCGATAAGCGATTTTGAATCGAAAGGTATTGAAGATGCCCGTTTTGTGAAGTTTACCGATGATAACGGCAAAACCATCTACTATGCAACCTATACTGCATATGACGGCATTCATATCATGCCGAAACTGCTGAAGACAACCGATTTTTACGAGTTCAAGACCAGTCCGCTTCACGGTGCCGGTGCAAAAAACAAGAACCTGGCGCTGTTCCCGAGGAAAATAAACGGCAAATACGCTATGCTCTCCCGCATTGACGGCTGGAATAACTACCTTATGTACAGCGATAACATTAACGAATGGGAAAATCCTATCAAGATTCAGTGCCCTGAATACCCTTGGGAATTTGTACAGATCGGCAACTGCGGTTCGCCAATTGAAACCGAATACGGATGGCTCGTAATAACGCATGCCGTTGGCTATATGCGCAAGTACAGTATCGGTGCGTCTTTGCTCGACCTTGATAACCCGGAAAAGGAAATTGGCCGCCTGCGTGACCCGCTCATTGTGCCCAATCCTGATGAGCGTGAAGGCTATGTGCCGAATGTAGTGTACTCCTGCGGGTCTGTAATACATAATGGCGAGCTTATACTGCCTTATGGCCTTAGTGACCACAGCTCTGGCTTTGCAACGGTAAACCTTAAGACGCTGCTTGACAGGCTAAGGCATGGCGGATAA
- a CDS encoding 5-(carboxyamino)imidazole ribonucleotide synthase: protein MNYFSSDFVLGILGGGQLGKMLLTETRRMDIQTYVLDPSDEAPCRVGCDKFFTGSLMDFDTVYNFGKQVNVLTFEIEHVNVQALEKLESEGVKVYPSPATLKQIQNKGTQKDFYRDNNIPTAPYRRFESLSELKAANITMPFVWKSTQFGYDGNGVKVIRSMESFEGLPDVQCIAEDMVPFKNELAVIVARNPSGQVATYPVVEMEFHPEANQVEYVICPARIDDAVAQKARNIALQVGERFKHVGLLAVEMFQTEDDEILVNEVAPRPHNSGHYSIEASYTSQFEQHLRAILDLPLGNTKSKVAGIMVNLVGAEGHSGKVVYENIEKILSLGGVAPHIYGKKETRPFRKMGHVTIVNKDVDKARKIAEEVKNTIRVISQ from the coding sequence ATGAATTATTTTTCTTCAGATTTTGTACTGGGCATTTTAGGCGGAGGCCAGCTGGGCAAAATGCTGCTTACAGAAACACGGCGGATGGACATACAAACATACGTGCTTGACCCGAGCGATGAAGCCCCATGCCGCGTTGGCTGCGATAAGTTCTTCACCGGCAGCCTCATGGATTTTGACACAGTGTATAACTTTGGCAAACAGGTAAACGTGCTGACCTTTGAGATTGAGCATGTGAATGTACAAGCGCTTGAAAAGCTTGAAAGTGAAGGTGTTAAAGTTTACCCCTCGCCTGCCACACTCAAACAAATACAAAACAAAGGCACACAGAAAGATTTTTATAGAGACAATAATATCCCTACCGCACCGTACAGAAGATTTGAAAGCCTTTCGGAATTGAAGGCCGCAAACATCACTATGCCTTTTGTTTGGAAAAGCACGCAATTCGGCTACGACGGCAACGGCGTAAAAGTCATCCGCAGCATGGAGAGTTTTGAAGGCCTGCCTGATGTACAGTGCATTGCTGAAGATATGGTACCGTTTAAGAATGAGCTGGCGGTGATTGTGGCGCGGAATCCATCAGGACAGGTAGCTACGTACCCAGTTGTTGAAATGGAGTTTCACCCTGAAGCCAACCAGGTTGAGTATGTAATTTGCCCGGCGCGGATTGATGATGCAGTAGCTCAAAAAGCCCGAAACATTGCTTTACAGGTTGGTGAAAGGTTTAAGCATGTAGGTTTACTCGCAGTTGAAATGTTCCAGACAGAAGATGATGAAATACTGGTGAATGAAGTGGCCCCAAGGCCGCATAACAGCGGGCATTACAGCATTGAGGCAAGCTATACGTCGCAATTTGAACAGCATCTTAGGGCGATACTTGATCTGCCTCTTGGCAATACTAAAAGCAAAGTTGCGGGCATTATGGTAAACCTTGTAGGCGCTGAAGGTCACAGCGGTAAAGTGGTGTATGAGAACATCGAAAAAATACTGAGCCTCGGCGGTGTGGCTCCGCATATATACGGTAAAAAAGAAACACGCCCTTTCCGCAAAATGGGCCATGTAACCATAGTGAACAAAGATGTTGACAAGGCACGTAAAATTGCCGAAGAAGTAAAGAATACGATACGGGTAATAAGCCAATAA
- the purE gene encoding 5-(carboxyamino)imidazole ribonucleotide mutase, protein MKVAIIMGSISDMPVMQDAIDILKEFGIDTEVDIISAHRTPEKLFEFSKDAHTRGISVIIAGAGGAAHLSGMVASMSPLPVIGVPVKSSNSIDGWDSVLSILQMPGGVPVATVALNGAKNAGILAAQIIGSHDKGVLMKIIAYKHSLREAVNKASDDLKSRS, encoded by the coding sequence ATGAAAGTAGCAATAATAATGGGCAGCATCAGCGATATGCCGGTTATGCAGGATGCCATAGATATATTAAAAGAATTTGGGATTGATACTGAAGTAGACATAATTTCGGCTCATCGTACGCCCGAAAAACTATTCGAATTCAGCAAAGATGCGCATACCCGTGGAATATCGGTGATTATAGCAGGTGCCGGTGGTGCAGCGCACCTTTCCGGTATGGTGGCATCAATGTCTCCCCTGCCGGTAATTGGCGTACCGGTAAAATCAAGTAACTCTATTGACGGGTGGGACAGCGTGCTTTCTATCCTCCAGATGCCGGGCGGCGTGCCTGTTGCTACAGTTGCGCTTAACGGTGCCAAAAACGCAGGCATACTGGCAGCACAGATAATCGGGAGCCATGACAAAGGCGTCCTAATGAAAATAATAGCTTACAAGCACAGCCTTCGCGAAGCGGTAAATAAGGCATCGGATGATTTGAAGAGCAGAAGCTGA
- a CDS encoding M3 family metallopeptidase, giving the protein MNPLTHKFSTKYDTAPFSQIKNEHFLPAFTKAIADAKKEVDAITNNPEEPTFENTIEAMSFSGEMLERVSSIFFNLHSAETNDEIQQIAQEVSPMLSEFGNDVRLNKALFERVKAVYDKRENLNLTTEQSTLLEKQYKGFSRNGANLPEADKEKLRSIDKELSKLSLQFGENVLAETNAYQLHITDEKDLSGLPEGAIEAARELAKSQDKEGWIFTLDHPSYLPFMTYADNRELRKKLALAFGAKGYNSNEYDNRDIVIKIAKLRHERAKLLGYASHADFVLEERMAGSPQKVKDFLSDLLDKAKPAAEKEFKQLENFAKELDGIDSLQKWDGAYYSEKLKQKLFNLDDEKLKPYFQLEKVLEGAFTIAGKLFGIRFTEVFDIDKYHKDVRTFEVHDDNGLVAVFYADFFPRKGKRNGAWMTSFKPQYIKNGVNERPHVSIVCNFTKPTETKPSLLTFNEVTTLFHEFGHALHGMLANTTYPTLSGTSVYWDFVELPSQVMENWCYEPEALALFAHHYQTGEVIPIEYVDKIKESASFLEGMATLRQLSFGMLDMGWHATDPANVTDVKTFEMEQFASTQLYPDVPENVMSTAFSHIFQGGYSAGYYSYKWAEVLDADAFEYFLETGIFNPETAAKFKEFVLTKGGTEHPMELYKRFRGQEPKPEALLKRAGLLN; this is encoded by the coding sequence ATGAATCCGCTTACACATAAATTTTCTACAAAATACGATACGGCACCTTTTAGCCAGATTAAAAACGAACACTTTTTGCCGGCTTTTACAAAAGCCATCGCCGATGCAAAAAAAGAGGTTGATGCCATTACAAATAACCCGGAAGAGCCGACTTTTGAAAACACGATTGAAGCAATGTCATTCAGCGGTGAAATGCTGGAGCGTGTAAGCAGCATTTTCTTTAACCTCCATTCTGCTGAGACAAATGATGAGATACAACAAATTGCCCAGGAAGTATCGCCGATGCTAAGCGAGTTTGGTAATGATGTACGACTGAACAAAGCTTTGTTTGAACGTGTGAAAGCAGTATATGATAAAAGGGAAAACCTAAACCTTACAACCGAGCAATCTACATTACTGGAAAAACAATATAAAGGCTTCTCCCGGAATGGCGCTAACCTGCCGGAAGCTGACAAGGAGAAGCTCCGCAGCATTGATAAAGAACTTTCAAAACTAAGCCTGCAATTTGGTGAGAACGTATTGGCCGAAACCAATGCCTACCAATTGCATATTACTGATGAAAAAGACCTTTCAGGACTGCCTGAAGGCGCTATTGAAGCTGCCCGCGAGCTTGCCAAAAGCCAGGATAAAGAGGGGTGGATCTTCACGCTGGACCACCCGAGCTACCTGCCGTTTATGACGTATGCTGATAATAGGGAATTACGTAAAAAACTGGCTCTTGCTTTTGGCGCTAAAGGCTATAATAGCAATGAATATGATAACCGTGATATTGTAATCAAAATTGCAAAACTGCGACATGAGCGCGCAAAATTGCTTGGTTATGCATCGCACGCCGATTTTGTATTGGAAGAACGTATGGCCGGAAGCCCGCAGAAGGTAAAAGATTTTTTAAGTGACCTGCTTGATAAAGCCAAGCCCGCTGCGGAAAAAGAATTTAAACAACTTGAAAATTTTGCAAAAGAACTTGACGGTATTGACAGCCTCCAAAAATGGGATGGCGCCTACTATTCTGAAAAGCTTAAACAAAAGCTTTTCAATCTTGATGATGAAAAGCTGAAGCCTTACTTCCAGCTGGAAAAAGTGCTTGAAGGTGCGTTTACGATTGCAGGTAAACTATTCGGTATCAGGTTTACAGAAGTATTTGACATTGATAAATACCACAAAGACGTAAGAACTTTTGAAGTGCATGACGATAACGGACTTGTGGCTGTTTTCTATGCTGATTTCTTTCCCAGAAAAGGTAAACGAAACGGTGCGTGGATGACATCGTTCAAACCGCAATACATAAAAAATGGCGTAAATGAAAGGCCTCATGTATCTATAGTTTGCAACTTCACAAAGCCTACCGAAACAAAGCCCTCATTGCTTACATTTAACGAGGTCACTACGCTTTTCCATGAGTTTGGGCACGCGCTTCATGGTATGCTGGCCAACACTACATACCCAACCCTTAGCGGTACAAGCGTTTACTGGGATTTTGTGGAACTGCCGAGCCAGGTGATGGAAAACTGGTGTTATGAGCCGGAAGCCCTTGCGCTGTTTGCCCACCATTACCAAACGGGAGAAGTTATCCCGATAGAATATGTTGACAAGATAAAGGAAAGTGCCAGTTTTCTTGAAGGTATGGCAACACTGCGCCAATTGAGCTTCGGTATGCTTGACATGGGCTGGCATGCTACCGACCCTGCAAATGTAACCGACGTGAAAACGTTTGAAATGGAACAATTCGCTTCAACACAGTTGTATCCTGATGTACCTGAAAATGTGATGAGCACAGCTTTCTCGCATATTTTCCAGGGAGGATATTCAGCAGGGTACTACAGCTACAAATGGGCTGAGGTGCTTGATGCCGATGCCTTTGAATATTTCCTTGAAACGGGAATTTTCAATCCTGAAACCGCTGCAAAATTTAAAGAATTTGTCCTTACAAAAGGCGGCACAGAACACCCGATGGAATTGTACAAACGTTTCCGCGGGCAGGAACCCAAGCCAGAAGCATTGCTCAAGAGGGCGGGACTTTTAAACTAG